One window of Gloeothece citriformis PCC 7424 genomic DNA carries:
- a CDS encoding Calx-beta domain-containing protein — MENLIDSLFPELGILDPLYSFDEPLTEKEIILKDNSDTLDSFDETNLSKNLFDNHVDILNNPTTFDNHDHDHEHPEENLITEVTETAVAQSSLSDTQLNGILSGSQWKFSWGDRKLTYSFYEDSIFNGTYNGSETGVKEVSNAIKNNVRSILNWLENVINIDFVEVTESVNNYGRMRFMLSNGPSYAYAYYPSSDSMTSLSGDIHLNPNYDRLGDTNGFQHLAGRHGNLSLIHEIGHALGLKHPHEGSFTLAPQDNNTTNTVMTYNFTGKPAGTFMGYDVNALQSLYGAKDYNSTDTIYQFTTRVDQFYVNDQLFLNTPNQTKQLIWDSGGKDTLDFSQLSANSSGYRFDLNEGNILTAKNAYNGTSYTVNGVTYYTTTYGTAIGYYVVIEDLINSSSNDEIFANNAANRFKGYSPTLKTGNDIYWNTSNNDTLDLSSYQSSDVTQTKNGNDLVLNLNGNGTITVKNYYQGNSINLLFAPTLTPSLPSLSIDDVSINENNNAVLTVSLSSPSTQTVSVNFVTADDTAIAGQDYNSLSGTLSFNPGETSKTIIIETINDQIYEPLSESYSINLSNVQNATLGDSQGIVTINPSDNQPLISISNRTKTEGSKTAPNAITNFYFTVRLSNPSSETITVDYTTADGTAIAGSDYIASSGTLTFAPGEISKSQKISVYADQIVEDNETFFMNLSNPTNGTFKDSQGMATITNDDLNTSTTLATTEPSASFEDLSLDNNSMANLPQTTDLLSSVSNDPMYQQFSSIFNGSNAMF; from the coding sequence ATGGAAAATTTGATAGATAGTTTATTTCCTGAATTAGGGATATTAGATCCTTTATATTCTTTCGACGAACCTTTAACAGAAAAAGAAATTATATTAAAAGATAATAGTGATACCCTTGACTCATTCGATGAGACAAACTTATCTAAAAATCTGTTCGATAATCATGTAGATATTTTGAATAATCCGACAACATTTGATAATCATGATCATGACCATGAACATCCAGAAGAGAATCTAATCACAGAAGTGACAGAAACAGCAGTAGCACAAAGTAGTCTGAGTGACACTCAACTTAATGGTATTTTATCCGGTTCCCAATGGAAATTTTCTTGGGGAGACAGAAAATTAACCTATAGTTTTTACGAAGATAGTATATTTAATGGAACTTATAACGGTTCAGAAACGGGAGTCAAAGAAGTTAGTAATGCAATTAAAAATAATGTTAGAAGCATTTTAAATTGGCTAGAAAATGTCATTAATATAGATTTCGTCGAAGTAACAGAAAGCGTTAATAATTATGGTCGGATGCGGTTTATGTTATCCAATGGGCCAAGTTATGCTTATGCTTATTATCCCTCTTCAGATTCTATGACCAGTCTTAGTGGGGATATCCATCTTAACCCCAATTATGACCGTTTAGGAGATACTAACGGCTTTCAACATTTAGCGGGAAGACATGGAAATCTGTCTTTAATTCATGAAATAGGACACGCTTTAGGATTAAAACATCCCCATGAAGGAAGCTTCACTCTAGCTCCTCAAGACAATAATACGACCAATACCGTCATGACCTATAATTTTACCGGCAAACCTGCGGGGACTTTCATGGGTTATGATGTTAATGCTCTACAATCTCTTTATGGGGCTAAAGATTATAATTCCACAGATACCATCTATCAATTTACCACTAGAGTTGATCAATTTTATGTTAATGATCAATTATTTTTAAATACCCCTAATCAAACTAAACAATTAATTTGGGATAGTGGCGGTAAAGATACCTTAGACTTTTCTCAACTCTCAGCCAATTCGAGTGGATATCGTTTTGATTTAAATGAAGGGAATATTTTAACCGCGAAAAATGCTTACAATGGCACATCTTATACAGTCAATGGAGTCACCTATTATACGACTACCTATGGCACAGCAATTGGTTATTATGTTGTCATAGAAGATCTGATCAACTCTAGCAGCAATGATGAAATTTTTGCTAATAATGCCGCTAATAGGTTTAAAGGGTACAGTCCTACGTTAAAAACTGGCAATGATATTTATTGGAATACCAGTAATAACGATACTCTAGATCTATCATCTTATCAATCCTCAGATGTCACCCAAACCAAAAATGGGAATGATCTTGTTCTGAATTTAAATGGGAATGGAACAATTACCGTTAAAAACTATTATCAGGGTAATTCTATCAATCTTTTATTCGCTCCAACATTAACTCCTAGCCTCCCCAGTTTATCAATTGACGATGTCAGTATTAATGAAAATAATAATGCAGTTTTAACCGTTAGTCTTTCATCCCCTAGCACTCAAACCGTCAGCGTCAACTTTGTTACAGCAGATGATACAGCGATCGCGGGTCAAGATTATAATAGTCTCAGTGGAACGTTGAGCTTTAACCCAGGAGAAACCAGCAAAACCATCATTATTGAAACTATCAACGATCAAATTTATGAACCTTTATCTGAAAGTTATTCAATCAACTTAAGTAATGTTCAAAATGCTACTCTGGGAGATAGTCAAGGAATTGTTACGATTAACCCAAGCGATAATCAACCCCTCATTTCTATTAGCAATAGAACCAAGACAGAAGGATCTAAAACTGCGCCTAACGCTATCACTAATTTTTATTTTACGGTCAGACTTTCTAATCCTAGTAGTGAAACTATAACCGTTGATTATACCACCGCCGATGGGACTGCGATCGCGGGGTCTGATTATATTGCCAGTAGTGGAACGTTAACCTTTGCACCAGGAGAGATCTCTAAATCCCAAAAAATTAGTGTCTATGCGGATCAAATTGTAGAAGATAATGAAACCTTTTTCATGAATTTAAGTAATCCGACTAATGGGACTTTTAAAGATAGTCAAGGAATGGCTACCATTACTAATGATGATCTTAACACTAGCACCACCCTAGCAACAACTGAACCCTCTGCATCTTTTGAGGATCTATCTTTAGATAATAATTCAATGGCTAATTTACCTCAAACAACAGACCTTTTATCATCAGTGAGTAACGATCCCATGTATCAACAATTTTCCTCTATCTTTAATGGGTCAAATGCAATGTTTTGA
- the glcD gene encoding glycolate oxidase subunit GlcD: MLLQNILNRSKNKWQPIIKQFEAIVGKDGVVQRKDELLTYECDGITGYRQRPAVVVLPRTTEQVAAVVKICHDRDIPWVARGAGTGLSGGALPLENGVLIVTARMKQILKIDLENQQVVVQPGVINNWVTGAVSGAGFYYAPDPSSQIICSIGGNIAENSGGVHCLKYGVTTNHVLGLKIVIPDGSIIDVGGVIPEMPGYDLRGLFVGSEGTLGIATEITLRILKVPESICVLLADFTSVEAAGQAVADIIAAGIIPAGMEIMDNLSINAVEDVVSTGCYPRDAAAVLLVELDGLQVEVTANKLRVGEICQQNGARNVTTANDPETRLKFWKGRKAAFAAAGQMSPNYFVQDGVIPRTRLADVLREINQLSEKYGYPIANVFHAGDGNLHPLILYDNKVEGAWEEVEELGGEILKLCVRYGGSLSGEHGIGIDKNCYMPEMFNEIDLETMGYVRDCFNPKGLANPGKLFPTPRTCGEAANAKKIDKNIEGAELF, translated from the coding sequence ATGCTGCTACAAAACATCCTCAACCGAAGTAAAAACAAATGGCAACCCATCATTAAACAATTTGAAGCGATCGTTGGTAAAGATGGAGTCGTACAACGCAAGGATGAATTGTTGACCTATGAATGTGATGGGATAACCGGATATCGTCAACGTCCTGCGGTTGTGGTTTTACCTCGAACCACTGAACAAGTAGCCGCCGTCGTTAAAATTTGTCACGATCGAGATATTCCTTGGGTAGCTAGAGGGGCAGGAACAGGGTTATCAGGAGGGGCACTCCCCTTAGAAAATGGGGTTCTCATTGTCACCGCCCGCATGAAACAGATTTTAAAGATAGATTTAGAAAATCAACAAGTTGTGGTGCAACCCGGCGTGATTAATAATTGGGTGACTGGGGCGGTTAGCGGCGCAGGATTTTATTATGCTCCCGATCCCTCAAGTCAGATTATTTGTTCGATTGGGGGTAATATAGCAGAAAACTCCGGCGGGGTTCATTGCCTTAAATATGGGGTGACGACGAATCATGTTTTAGGGCTAAAAATAGTCATTCCCGATGGTTCAATTATCGATGTTGGGGGAGTCATTCCCGAAATGCCGGGTTATGATTTAAGAGGTTTATTTGTCGGTTCTGAAGGAACATTAGGTATCGCTACAGAAATTACTTTACGTATTCTTAAAGTTCCTGAATCTATTTGTGTCCTGTTAGCCGATTTTACCTCTGTTGAGGCTGCCGGGCAAGCCGTAGCCGATATTATCGCTGCCGGTATCATTCCCGCCGGCATGGAAATTATGGATAATCTCAGTATTAATGCGGTGGAAGATGTAGTATCAACGGGGTGTTATCCGAGGGATGCTGCTGCTGTTTTATTAGTAGAATTAGACGGACTGCAAGTGGAAGTTACCGCCAATAAACTCAGAGTAGGGGAAATTTGTCAACAGAATGGTGCAAGAAATGTCACGACTGCCAATGACCCCGAAACTCGCTTAAAATTTTGGAAAGGACGAAAAGCCGCTTTTGCTGCCGCCGGACAAATGAGTCCGAATTATTTTGTTCAAGATGGAGTAATTCCTCGGACTCGGTTAGCGGACGTACTTCGGGAAATTAATCAACTCAGTGAAAAATATGGGTATCCTATCGCTAATGTATTTCATGCTGGAGATGGAAACCTTCATCCTTTAATTTTGTATGATAATAAAGTAGAGGGAGCATGGGAAGAAGTCGAAGAATTAGGCGGTGAAATCCTTAAACTCTGTGTCCGTTATGGGGGTAGTCTATCAGGAGAACATGGCATCGGTATTGACAAAAACTGTTATATGCCCGAAATGTTTAACGAAATAGACTTAGAAACGATGGGTTATGTTCGAGACTGTTTTAATCCTAAAGGATTAGCCAACCCAGGTAAACTTTTTCCGACTCCTCGCACTTGTGGAGAAGCGGCTAATGCTAAAAAAATAGATAAAAATATTGAAGGGGCAGAACTTTTTTAA
- a CDS encoding YcjF family protein, with protein MTEPNNAHQDSKKTADKTSWKTRLSDTWNQTTERLKQALPVEQVAQTVVDWFSINEEQVAKILETVRAELPTTKAILIGKPQAGKSSIIRGLTGVSAEIVGQGFRPHTQHTQLYSYPSSDVPLLIFTDTVGLGDVTQNTQAIIEELLGDLKKQTNQATLLILTVKINDFATETLRQVAQQLRQKYPNIPCLLAVTCLHELYPPDVSDHPPYPPNFEEINRAFNGIKKDFSGLCDRSVLIDFTLEEDEFNPVFYGLEEFRDTLAELLPEAEAKTIHQLLDNVAGERLGNLYRDVGRRYMLSFSIMAATLAAVPLPFSTMPVLTALQVSMVGLLGKLYGQTLTPSQAGGIVSTIAGGFFAQAIGRELVKFIPGLGSVIAASWAAAYTWALGESACVYFGDLMGGKKPDPKKIQSVMQESFKAAQERFRKKGNVG; from the coding sequence ATGACAGAACCAAATAATGCTCATCAAGACTCAAAAAAAACGGCGGATAAAACCTCTTGGAAAACCCGTCTTAGTGATACTTGGAATCAAACGACCGAACGCCTCAAACAAGCTCTACCTGTAGAACAAGTTGCTCAAACAGTAGTGGACTGGTTTAGTATTAATGAGGAACAAGTTGCTAAAATTTTAGAGACCGTTCGAGCAGAATTACCCACCACAAAAGCGATTTTAATCGGAAAACCTCAAGCCGGAAAAAGTTCAATTATTCGAGGATTAACCGGAGTTTCGGCGGAAATTGTCGGGCAAGGATTTCGTCCCCATACTCAACATACCCAATTATATTCTTATCCGTCGAGTGATGTCCCGTTGCTCATTTTTACGGATACCGTAGGATTAGGAGATGTCACCCAAAATACCCAAGCTATTATTGAGGAATTATTAGGGGATTTAAAAAAACAAACTAATCAGGCCACCCTATTAATTCTAACCGTTAAAATCAACGATTTTGCCACTGAAACTTTACGACAAGTTGCTCAACAGTTGCGTCAAAAATATCCTAATATTCCCTGTTTGTTGGCAGTCACTTGTCTTCATGAACTTTATCCCCCTGATGTGAGCGATCATCCTCCTTATCCTCCTAATTTTGAAGAAATTAATCGGGCTTTTAATGGGATTAAAAAAGATTTTAGCGGACTATGCGATCGCTCAGTTTTGATTGATTTTACCTTAGAAGAAGATGAGTTTAATCCGGTATTTTATGGGTTAGAAGAATTTAGAGATACCTTAGCCGAATTATTACCAGAAGCAGAAGCGAAAACGATTCATCAATTATTAGATAATGTAGCCGGAGAAAGATTAGGGAATTTATACCGAGATGTGGGGAGACGATATATGTTGTCATTTTCCATTATGGCGGCGACGTTGGCGGCTGTTCCCCTGCCTTTTTCGACCATGCCGGTACTCACAGCTTTACAAGTTTCAATGGTAGGATTATTAGGCAAATTATACGGGCAAACCTTAACCCCTTCTCAAGCCGGAGGGATAGTAAGCACCATTGCCGGCGGATTTTTTGCTCAGGCTATTGGACGGGAATTAGTTAAATTTATACCCGGTTTAGGCAGTGTCATTGCCGCCTCTTGGGCTGCCGCTTATACTTGGGCATTAGGAGAGAGTGCTTGTGTGTATTTTGGGGATTTAATGGGCGGTAAAAAACCCGATCCGAAGAAGATTCAATCTGTGATGCAAGAGTCTTTTAAAGCGGCACAAGAACGGTTTAGAAAGAAAGGCAATGTAGGCTAA
- a CDS encoding CHAT domain-containing protein, producing MRIVLSVSETGLGGNLGTGVEILGLGYQMQRAGARAVIASLWSVNDGEMI from the coding sequence ATACGAATCGTTTTAAGCGTCTCTGAAACCGGTTTAGGCGGCAATTTAGGCACAGGGGTAGAGATACTAGGATTAGGCTACCAAATGCAGAGGGCAGGGGCAAGGGCTGTCATTGCTTCTTTATGGAGTGTTAATGATGGGGAAATGATATAG
- a CDS encoding CHAT domain-containing protein, protein MRRKPIYYKGVTWTGAGFLIYPLILDDRLEIILTTPNSPPVRRTVKVSKKELNDTILNFRQALQNPTLDAKEPAQKLYEWLIKPLENVLKTADAKTIIYAPDGQLRYIPLAALYESF, encoded by the coding sequence ATGAGACGAAAACCTATTTATTATAAGGGAGTTACTTGGACTGGGGCAGGATTTCTTATTTATCCTCTCATCCTCGACGATCGCTTAGAAATTATCCTAACTACTCCCAATTCCCCTCCCGTTCGCCGTACCGTAAAAGTGAGCAAAAAGGAACTAAACGACACAATTCTTAACTTCCGACAAGCCTTACAAAATCCCACTCTTGATGCTAAAGAGCCAGCCCAAAAGCTCTATGAATGGCTGATTAAACCCTTAGAAAACGTCCTCAAAACAGCAGACGCAAAAACCATTATCTATGCTCCCGATGGACAACTCCGTTATATTCCTCTAGCGGCCTTATACGAATCGTTTTAA